The Candidatus Thorarchaeota archaeon region AGTACCATTCCCTATTCTTATTTTGTTCATATCGGCTCGCAAGACTGCTGATTCCCAGATGCTTGAATCAGGTCCAATCTCAACATCTCCTATGACTGAAGCCCGTGGAGAAACATAGGCTTCATCGCTGACAACTGGTATCTTTCCTTCGAATTCATAAAGTCCCAATATGTAACACCTTTGGTAATGGGAAATAATCCACTTCATAAGGATATTGCACAATAGCAAAATTGTGTGGATTCATATTACTCAAGAATAACATCTTGTTGAATGCTCAATCTAGAATGGACGAAAAACATCATGCCCTTTACTCTACTCCATTACAGCGTTGCCTATGCTTTGCATAGGGGTGAGAAGCGATTCCCCCTTCCCGCATTGGCGGTAGGTTCTGTCATCCCTGATATCGAAGTTCCATTCTTAGCAGTTTTCTTTTCAGGCATTTTGCCAGACCATTTCATACTGCACAGTTTTGTAGGCGGTTTGACTCTGGGTGTGATTGGTGCGGTTCTTACAACCCGTTTCATTTATCCTCCGGTGATATCTCTTCTTTTCGGTATTGAAAAAGAACGACTGAAAGAAGCATGCCGTATTTCTCCCATGATGGTGTTGTCGTGTGTGATAGGCCTTCTAGGTCATATCTTGCTCGACTACCCGATGCATTGGTATAACGCAATCTTCTGGCCATGGGTAGAGCCAACCAATGTAATCGGCTCATTTGTACTCTATTTCTCTTCTGTTGGCGAAATTTCGGGTGTTGCTTTCACACTCGCAAATGGAACTACAAACCTGTTCATGCTACTCATATTCGTATACGTAATGGCCCATGAATGGAGTGATCGATGGGAGAGCATTTGGGTTGGAGACGAGCAGTAGTCCGGACGACTACGATGTGGGTACTGTTGCACCGGGAACAAACCATTCTTCTAAGGAGATTTGCGACTTGGTGTCAAGAACATCTTCATTCTGATAGAGAGCTCTGAGAAAGCTGTTATATTCGTCAACGCTGGCAGTCCTAACCGTAGCAA contains the following coding sequences:
- a CDS encoding DUF4184 family protein; this encodes MPFTLLHYSVAYALHRGEKRFPLPALAVGSVIPDIEVPFLAVFFSGILPDHFILHSFVGGLTLGVIGAVLTTRFIYPPVISLLFGIEKERLKEACRISPMMVLSCVIGLLGHILLDYPMHWYNAIFWPWVEPTNVIGSFVLYFSSVGEISGVAFTLANGTTNLFMLLIFVYVMAHEWSDRWESIWVGDEQ